The following coding sequences are from one Saccopteryx bilineata isolate mSacBil1 chromosome 3, mSacBil1_pri_phased_curated, whole genome shotgun sequence window:
- the LOC136332027 gene encoding zinc finger protein 432-like, with translation MILSQGSLTFQDVAVNFTREEWRLLDADQKELFRDVMLEIFSHLVSVGYQSSKPDVLSKLERGEEPWTVGDGPQHLLCPEIQKVNVPLQSPFQSPGITKSGEECCEHMFANIVNQRESQSLLRQHCDTLEICGKPLKSKLSFENQTRSFNLKNSVPLNEDGAFIPHHNHELFYTEIRLHPSTKFIENKSKVIQQHGIDNEEEALTCTECGITLVKITQLTDHQRIHSGENSYGCRQCGKAFPRKFSQKIHTGRNQSEYNIYNKTFNKSQLNMHQKTHMGNKPYTCSECGKSYIYRYLLRNHQRTHTGEKPYVCRECGKGFPEKKNLIVHERNHTGEKPYVCSECGKGFPEKKNLIVHERIHTGEKPYVCSECGKGFGVKSRLIIHQRTHTGEKPYVCSECGKGFTVSCNLIVHLKTHTGEMPYVCSECGKGFPVKKRLIIHQRTHTGEKPYVCSECGKGFTGKSPLITHQRTHTGEKPYVCTDCGKGFPAKSQLSIHQRTHTGEKPYVCSECGKGFSGRRPLIAHQSSHTGVKPYVCSECGKGFAVKSLLSIHQRTHTRVKPYVCSECGKGFVVKSQLIIHERTHTGEKPYVCTECGKGFSGKRPLIIHQRTHTGEKPYVCSECGKSFSGRRPLIAHQSSHTGEKPYVCSECGKGFAVKSQLSTHQRTHSGEKPHVCSECGKGYSGKRPLIAHQSSHTGEKPYVCSECGKGFAVKSLLSIHQRTHTGEKPYVCSECGKGFPVKNQLIIHQRTHTGEKPYVCSDCGKGFSGKYPLIAHQSIHTGEKPYVCKVCGKCFAVNRQLIRHQRTHYREAVYMQ, from the exons atgattctgtctcag GGAAGCCTGACATTTCAGGATGTGGCCGTGAACTTCACCCGGGAAGAGTGGCGGCTCCTGGACGCCGATCAGAAGGAACTGTTCCGGGACGTGATGTTGGAGATCTTCAGCCACCTGGTGTCAGTGG GATATCAATCCAGCAAACCAGATGTGCTTTCCAAGTTGGAGCGAGGGGAAGAACCATGGACAGTAGGGGATGGACCCCAACATCTGCTCTGTCCAG AAATCCAGAAAGTTAATGTGCCTTTGCAGAGTCCCTTCCAAAGTCCAGGCATTACGAAGAGTGGAGAAGAATGCTGTGAACAtatgtttgcaaatattgttAATCAAAGGGAAAGCCAGTCCCTATTGAGGCAGCACTGTGATACATTGGAGATATGTGGAAAacctttaaaatcaaaattaagtttTGAAAACCAAACTAgaagttttaatttaaagaacTCTGTTCCCTTGAATGAAGATGGGGCATTCATTCCACATCATAACCATGAACTATTCTACACTGAAATTAGGTTGCATCCCAGTACCAAGTTCATCGAAAATAAGTCCAAGGTCATTCAGCAACACGGAATTGACAATGAAGAGGAAGCCCTCACATGCACTGAATGTGGGATAACTTTGGTCAAGATTACTCAgctcactgatcatcagagaattcatagtGGAGAGAATTCTTATGGATGCCGTCAGTGTGGAAAAGCCTTCCCCAGAAAATTCAGTCAGAAAATTCATACAGGACGGAATCAGAgtgaatacaatatatataataaaaccttCAATAAATCACAATTGAATATGCATCAGAAAACTCATATGGGAAATAAACCTTACACATGTAGTGAATGTGGTAAAAGTTACATTTACAGGTATCTGCTCAGGAATCATCAgcgaactcacacaggagagaaaccatatgtATGCcgtgaatgtgggaaaggctttccAGAGAAGAAGAATCTGATTGtacatgaaagaaatcatacGGGAGAGAAACCGTATGTATGCAGTGAGTGCGGGAAAGGCTTTCCAGAGAAGAAGAATCTGATTGTACATGAAAGGATTCATAcgggagagaagccctatgtatGCAGTGAGTGCGGGAAAGGCTTTGGAGTGAAGAGCCGACTGAttatacatcaaagaactcatacaggagagaagccatatgtatgcagtgaatgtggaaaaggctttaCAGTTAGTTGCAATCTGATTGTACATCTAAAGACTCATACTGGAGAAATGCCATACgtatgcagtgagtgtgggaaaggctttccaGTGAAGAAACGACTGAttatacatcaaaggactcatacaGGAGAAaagccatatgtatgcagtgaGTGTGGAAAAGGCTTTACAGGGAAGAGCCCACTGATTACACATCAAAGAACTCATACTGGAGAAAAGCCATATGTATGCACTGATTGTGGGAAAGGTTTTCCAGCAAAGAGTCAGCTGAGtatacatcaaagaactcatactggagagaagccatatgtatgcagtgaGTGTGGCAAAGGTTTTTCAGGGAGGCGTCCACTGATTGCACATCAAAGCAGTCATACTGGAGTAaagccatatgtatgcagtgaatgtggaaaaggctttGCAGTGAAGAGTCTACTAAGtatacatcaaagaactcatacTAGAGTGAAGCCGTATGtgtgcagtgagtgtgggaaaggctttgtaGTGAAGAGTCAACTGATTATACATGAAAgaactcatactggagagaaaccgTATGTATGCActgagtgtgggaaaggcttttcaGGGAAGCGTCCACTGAttatacatcaaagaactcatacaggagagaagccatatgtatgcagtgagtgtgggaaaaGCTTTTCAGGGAGGCGTCCACTGATTGCACATCAAAGCAGTCATACTGGAGAAaagccatatgtatgcagtgaGTGTGGAAAAGGCTTTGCAGTGAAGAGTCAACTGAGTACACATCAAAGAACTCATAGTGGAGAGAAACCGCAtgtatgcagtgagtgtgggaaaggctaTTCAGGGAAGCGTCCACTGATTGCGCATCAAAGCAGTCATACTGGAGAAaagccatatgtatgcagtgagtgtgggaaaggctttgcaGTGAAGAGTCTACTGAGtatacatcaaagaactcacacaggagagaagccatatgtatgcagtgagtgtgggaaaggttttccAGTGAAGAATCAACTGAttatacatcaaagaactcatacaggagagaagccctatgtatGCAGTGACTGTGGAAAAGGCTTTTCAGGGAAGTACCCACTGATTGCACATCAAAGcattcacactggagaaaaaccatatgtaTGCAAGGTGTGTGGGAAATGCTTTGCAGTGAATAGGCAACTGATTAGACATCAAAGGACTCATTATAGAGAAGCTGTGtatatgcagtga